The sequence below is a genomic window from Lentimicrobium saccharophilum.
GGCATCAGCCAGGTCGTGCCTGAATAATTTCAGCCATTGCTGTGCATCTGTAAATACATCCATGAAGTTGATCATATCCTTTATTTTACCCTGACTTCTCCTGATCCATGGTAGGAATAATACTGTCCGTTATACATGGCATCCGCGCTTACCGGTCCCTGCTTAAAGGTTCCTTTGGAGGTTGCCCTGACCATATAATAGAATTTCTGCTGTTTGCCGCCTGCATTGACAAACAGATTGATCCTGTCGTCCCTGATATCGGTGTAGTCGGGAACCGATTGTTCTTTGGCCCAGTCAATGCCTCTGTCGGCAGTCAGGCGGGTGTTTTCCACTTCGAAACAGGCCGGCAGGATATCGGTGATCACAACATTTTCAACGGTGCTGTTGTCGTTGGTCGAAAGGGTGATTTCAACCACGATCAGGTCATTCTGCCTGATCTCATGCGGGTCGACCTGAGCACCGTTGCGGTTGAGCAAACGCCGTCTGACGGATAATACCCTGTCTTCTTCCCTGCTTTTTCCCGGCAACGGAATGCCCTCCGTTTCGAGATAATAGTATAGCGTGCCTGTGCCGCTTGTGGTAATTGTTGCTTCTGAGCCGGTTATATCCAGCGAAAGGTCATCTCCCTTGAAGGATACTGTTTGCCGGCCTTTTACAGCGATACCGGCGGAGATGCTACCGGATTTTGCTTGTCCGGCCAGCCTGCCTAATGCCAGCAGAGAGAACGCTCTTTCCTGGGTGGACATCCAGCGGGAAGCGTTCATCATCTCACCCACCTGCCGTGCAAGCATGGCAACCTGCGGATGGTCAGGATCAGCGCTTACCAGGGTATAGAGGGCCACGGCTCTGTCGCGCAATGGCGAGCTGTAACTGCCACCGTTCATTACGGCGGGTTCTGTGCTGTTATCCCAGGAGCGGGGTAAAAGATCCTCGAAACTTCTGCGGTCGCCGGCAAGGGCATAGGCACAGGCAAGCATAAAGCGGCTGTCGGTGCTCAACTCTCCCGCCATTGCCTTATAGTAGTTCATAGTGGGCAAATGCTGCTTTCCTGCCAATGCAAGTATATAGAGCGAATAGAAGGTTTCGCGGTTTGGCTGGTATCTCCGCTGCCATTGGTTGTTGCCTTCGGTTTTATAGAAATATTCTGTTACCGGTTTCTGTTTGATTTTTTCAGTGAGGTAGCGGTAGATATTGCCGGCCACAACGGGGTTGACTGTATACCCGGCATTTTCGGCTTCATAGAGGAAGTGGGCAGCATAGGCTGAGTTCCACCAATGCGCTTCTCCGCCCGAAGGCCAGGAGACAAGGCCGCCGTTGTACTGCTGAAGGGCAGCGATTTTCATGATGGCCTCGTTGATATTTTCCGCAGTATTGAATTTCCCGGCCAAATGTCCCTGCTTCAGCATCCCGGCAAGGTCGTCGAAATAGAGCTGGGGGAAGGCTGCCGAAATGGTCTGCTCGAGGCATCCATAAGGATAATTCACCAATTCGCTCAGGTTGCGGGCATAACGTCCGGCTGGTGACCGGGTGAGCAGCAGTTTTGCCGAGGCCGTTCCCTCCATGAATGCTGTCGCCGGTTTAAGTGCAACTTTCTGCCCGCCTTTTATACTTCCTGCCTCCGCTGTTTTCTCCAGACTTACAGCCGGCCTTACACCGATTTCTGTTAATTCGGTAAAGGTTTCGCCTGCCGCTGCCGCATTTACGGTAATTTCAGCCTTGCCGGTAGCCCCCCCGGCTGTAAGGGGATAGAACAGCTGCTTTTCACTGTTGGGCGGTAACCTGAATTCCGGTTCACTGAGTTTCCCTGCCTTCAGCGGGCCTGAAATCTTGATGGCCGGTTTCACGGTCATCGGTTTATCTGTGGTATTGGTAAAGGTTACCATTATTTCTGCCTCGTCAGCGGGACTGAGAAAGCGGGGAAGCGAACTGCTGATCACCAACGGGTCGGCAATCCTGATCTGCTTTTCACCGGATCCAAACTGCTTTTCCGTGTAGGCAAGGGCCATCACCCTGACAGCTCCTGAAAACTGCGGGATGCTGATGTTAAAAACCACCTCTCCCCTGGCATCTGCTTTTTTTATGCCACTCCAGAGCGATAGCAGTTTAACCCGTTTCGAAGTAAGCGGGTTCAGCCGTTTGCCAATATCGAAGCCCCGGTCGCCGCCGATTGCCGATCTGCCGCCTGACAATTCGGGAAACAGTTCGTCAAAAAGGTCGTAAGGGATTACTTCTAGCGCTCTTTTTTGGTAAAAATAGTGATAAGGGTCTGGCGTTTTATAATCCGTTATCTGCAGAATTCCCTCATCCACCACAGCAATGGTAACTTCGGCATGGGGGGCGGTTTTTATCCTTACCTGCTGTTTTACTTTTGAGCGCAATTTTGCGGGAGCCTCAATGGAAACGCTTAGCCTGCGGTTGGGCAGGTCAACCTTTACGCTGGAATATCCGTGAGCAACGGTGAGCGGCAGGCCCGAATTGTCGGTTTTCCTGATCAGTGTCGCGCTGACATATACATTGGGCATAAATGCTTCACTGATTTTCAGATTAAGGGTAGCGCCCCCGCCGGAGGCTTGCAGGGAATGGTGCTCCAGCACTTTATCCTGTTCGATGGTTACCAGCAACTCGCCGTCAAATGGTGTTTTGAATAGCACCTTAGCCAGATCTCCCGGTTTGTATTGCTCCAGGTCGGTTTCTATGCCGATCTCGCCTTCGCGGTTCACATAAAAGGATGAACTCCCCGCATCGCCCCACCCATAGGCGTAAAAGCCCTCGGCTACATAGTTGGGGCTGCCGGTATTGCTGACCCTGACCTGATATTCTCCGGAAAGCGGTGGAGAATACTGGAATGTGTAGCCTTGTAAAGGAATGGTGACTTCCCTCGAAAATACAATGCTTTCTTTTTTCTGTGAGCGGTAACTGGTCTGGCCATAGTTACGTTCGAGCACTGTTTCCCATTTCAGGTGAACGATTTCAATCCTGACTCCGCCACCGGCAGGCTTTTCGGCACGGTTGAGCGACAGCAGACTGATGTTGATGGGTTTTTGTGTTGAAACCCAGCCTGGTAAGCGTTTAATGCCGGGGAAATATTCCTGGGTCAGGATTTCTGCAGGTGTGTAACGGTTGACTGGCCGGCCGGTTTCATCAAAAACGGTTGTGAACAATCTGGCTTCGAGAATGCCAATGTTCTGATGACCGGGCAGATTGAACTGATGTGCCAGTTTTCCATCGGGTCCCGTTACTCCTTCGTTCACCTGATTTTCGATATAAATGTCAGCAGGCGTGAAAATATTGAAGTTGAAATCGGGATATTTTGCAGGATTGAATGCCTTGCGGCTGATGCGCAGTTCATTTTCCACCTTGCGGCCGGAGGCCGGAGGGCCGAACAGATTGGTTGCAGTTATACCGGCAGTAAGCCTTTCCCCCGGTTTGTAGACTTCTTTATCCGTTTTAACGTCTACCCTGATCCTGTCGGGCATAAAATCTTCGACCGCGATCCGGTAACTGCCCATCAGCACATCGTTCGATGCAAGCATCTCAATAACATAAGTTCCGGTGAGCGCAGCGGCCGGCAGGCTGAAATTCAGCGTTGCCGCCCCGTTTTTATTCAGCATGGCGCGCCTTACCATAAAATCGCGGCCATCAGGCGCCATTATCCTGAATTTTACCGGAAGTTCCCGAATGGTTTCCCATTTAAAACTGCGGACAATTGCATTGCAGAAAACGGAATCTCCGGGCCGGTAAAGGTTCCGGTCGCCGTAAAAGAATACATCGTATTTAAGTCCGGCTGTTCTTTTACCTCCGGCATCGAAACGGGAGGTTTCAACGGTTGACCGGTCAAAGAGCAAAACATTGAAGTCCTGGTCTTTCCTGGCGGAGATCATGGTGACGGTGAAGCCAGGGATGGTTTTCTGCATATCCCTGAAGATGGCGGTTCCATCAGCACCGGTAGTTACCTGGTGTACCATCTGGTTGTTGCGGCTGATAAACCGGATGGTAACCCCCTCAACCGGACCGGCGGTGGCAATGGAACGGGCGGCTACAAAAATTTCATCAACACCCTGGCGCACGATAAGGCCGATGTCTGAAACCGACACCAGCTGAACATCGATCAACCACGATTTCTCAACAGATTCGGCCTTGATCAGGTAAAGCCCTTTGGCATCGGCCGTCAATTCCAGTTCTTCCGGCTTCAGATTAAGCAGCCTGATGTTGCCTTTACGGGGAAGTGCGCGTGTATCAATCTCGCGGGTCGAAATTACCTTCCCGTAATTTTCGTCCAGACTGTAACCGTATGAGTCGTAATAATTATCGTCCTCGTAATACCAGTTCCAGCTTTTCCCGTTGCGCATAAAATGCTGGATGTTGTTCTCAAATACCTTAAATACGGTAATTTTAATTTTCGGGATATTGATGATGTTCAGCCCGAGGTTGCGGGCACCTGCCGGGGTCAGGTACAGGCTGTTCTGGTCGCTGAATGCGAGATATGGCTGCAGGGCGCCGAATGTGACGGTGTATTTCTGATCACTGCCCAGTTCCGGTCCGAAAATGCCCCTGATCTTACCCGACACGGAAAGTTCAACAGTGGCACCGTCGGCGAAGTTGCCTTTCAGCGCAAAGCCGTTGCCGATGGAGTTCAGTTCAAAGGGGATTTCAGGATTTACCTTCAGAAGCCCTTTCATTCCCTGTATCACCACCGGTTGGGAGGTGAATACGCGGATCACCCCTTCGCCCTCCTCATAATCGGCCACAACACCCGAAATCTCAAGCCTGTCGCGGGGAGGAACAGACAGGGCTGTTGAAAGTTCTTCCGGGTTGATGCGGTCTGAGCCTTTGCATTGTATGCCTTTGCCCATTAGGATGGTAATTTCACCTTCAGGTGCGGTTCCGCTGTTGACGGGGATGGCCAGCTCTACTTCAGCCGGATTTTCCCTGCTGATCACATCAAACATCAGGGATTGGTCGTTATTTCTGACTGAGAGGAAACTGCGGATGTTGCCCGGCTCGATTTCGTAATTAAAAACAATGATCATCCTTAGCTGAACCTGCCCGGGATCCGCCTCACTCACACCCCAGTAGGCATAGGCCTGATCTATGGCAAGATAAGGCGTGTGAAACCGGATCTCCTCATCTGCAGGATTGTATTTCTTTTCGCCGAATTTCGACAATTCTTTGGTAAGCGTGGCCGTGTAGTCGGTGTTTGGTGCAAACGGCACTGCAGGTGAAAATACAAGTTGCCGTGCCGAAGTCCATTTAAACCGCCCGGGAATAGCGGGGGTAATCTTTATGTATTCCGCAGAGTCCCACCGGTTGAATACGGAATCAACGGCAAGGTCACGGTTAAAATTGAATTCCAGGTTCTGGTACTGATCAATCTGCTGATCGAAATTCGTTGACTCAACCCTAAGCAGGTTGCCCGGCCCGCAGGCAGAGATCAGGATAATAAATGACCAGGACAAATGGCGGAGAATACTGTTGGTTAAGGACATATCCGGAATGTTTTTTGTAAAACCTGACAGATATAGTTGAGAGTGTATCTGATAATACGGCAATTGGCTAATTTACAACAAAATTTTTCTGGTAATGAGATTTATCGGGATGGTAATTTATTCTTGTTTTCGCCTCTGATACCTGTCTAATTCTATTTTAAGTCATGGTATTACAAACGGTGAGCTGTTTTTCGGGCGTCAATCCCCGTGCCCGAAAATTGCATAGCAAACCAGGTCTTTGTATTTTCCCCAGTGAAGGATATGTGATTTAAGGGTAGCTTCGTAATGCATGCCGGCTTTTTCCATTACGCGTCCGGAAGCCGGATTGCCGGCGAAATGGTTTGCTGTTACCTTATGCAGGTGCAGCGTGTTAAACGCAAAATCCAGCACTGCCTTTACCGCCTCTGTGCAATAGCCCTGATTCCAGAACTCTTCGCCAATCCAGTAGCCAAGTTCTGCAAGTTTGTAATGCAGTTGCATTGAAAGCCCGATGGCGCCGATCAGTTGACCGTTATGTTTGAGTGTGATGGCAAAAACAGCTGACTTTCCTTCCTCAAACTCCTTTTCATGCGTGGCGATCCAGGCTTCGGCCATTCCGTCGAGATAGGGGAAAGGCATGGCAAGGGTATTGGATGCAACGGCTTCGCGACCGGCCATTCGTTGAACGTCTTTTGCATCCTCCGCGCTGAATCTTCTGAGTATAATTCTGGCGGTTGTAATCTCCGGATAGGCTTTCTTTTGCATGGTCTATTGAAATAGGCAAAATGTATTATCTGGTTTCGGATTTTCCAATCTGCGCTGCAATGCCCTTGCTATTCAGGATTCCGGCCTCTTTCAGCGCATCCTGCCGCTTACTGAAGTATCCCAGCCTCACTTTATACAAACCTTTCTCCATGATAATTCCACACGGCGCTTCTGTATGACCGCAAACTTTCATTTTTAATTTTTCTGCACTGCCGGGATTACCAAAAGCGCCGCACTGAACATAATAAATGCCTGCGGCCGGATTGATATCCCCCTCAATAACTTCAGGTTGCGGTTTTTGGGCTGTTTCTCCCGGCTCCACGGGTTTCTGTTTGCCTGATGTCTCATCGGGTTCTGAAATTGGAGGAATGGTATCAGGCTGAATGGCAATAACATCTGGTGCTCCTGCAGGATTTTCATCAGCAGGATAATGTTCAGCGGCCCCCGTCTCTTCGCCTGTCGGAATTGGCAAGGCTGATGTGAGCGTAAAACTGATATCATCGGCAATATCTCCGTATTTATATGGTACGATTTCAAATTCAATAGCGGGCGGATTGCTGATCAATCCCAGCCTGCTGAGTTGTATCGTGTCAATGGTGGCGGTATACCTGCCCGGAGCCAGACCCAGGAAGGTATAAAATCCGTCCTGTTCCGAGAGAATTCTGCCTGCCATTCTACCTGCCGAATCTGAAACATTGATGATAATCCTGCCCAACCCTTTTTCCTGTGCGCCGTCTTTCAGATAAATCATCCCGT
It includes:
- a CDS encoding GNAT family N-acetyltransferase, yielding MQKKAYPEITTARIILRRFSAEDAKDVQRMAGREAVASNTLAMPFPYLDGMAEAWIATHEKEFEEGKSAVFAITLKHNGQLIGAIGLSMQLHYKLAELGYWIGEEFWNQGYCTEAVKAVLDFAFNTLHLHKVTANHFAGNPASGRVMEKAGMHYEATLKSHILHWGKYKDLVCYAIFGHGD
- a CDS encoding Ig-like domain-containing alpha-2-macroglobulin family protein → MSLTNSILRHLSWSFIILISACGPGNLLRVESTNFDQQIDQYQNLEFNFNRDLAVDSVFNRWDSAEYIKITPAIPGRFKWTSARQLVFSPAVPFAPNTDYTATLTKELSKFGEKKYNPADEEIRFHTPYLAIDQAYAYWGVSEADPGQVQLRMIIVFNYEIEPGNIRSFLSVRNNDQSLMFDVISRENPAEVELAIPVNSGTAPEGEITILMGKGIQCKGSDRINPEELSTALSVPPRDRLEISGVVADYEEGEGVIRVFTSQPVVIQGMKGLLKVNPEIPFELNSIGNGFALKGNFADGATVELSVSGKIRGIFGPELGSDQKYTVTFGALQPYLAFSDQNSLYLTPAGARNLGLNIINIPKIKITVFKVFENNIQHFMRNGKSWNWYYEDDNYYDSYGYSLDENYGKVISTREIDTRALPRKGNIRLLNLKPEELELTADAKGLYLIKAESVEKSWLIDVQLVSVSDIGLIVRQGVDEIFVAARSIATAGPVEGVTIRFISRNNQMVHQVTTGADGTAIFRDMQKTIPGFTVTMISARKDQDFNVLLFDRSTVETSRFDAGGKRTAGLKYDVFFYGDRNLYRPGDSVFCNAIVRSFKWETIRELPVKFRIMAPDGRDFMVRRAMLNKNGAATLNFSLPAAALTGTYVIEMLASNDVLMGSYRIAVEDFMPDRIRVDVKTDKEVYKPGERLTAGITATNLFGPPASGRKVENELRISRKAFNPAKYPDFNFNIFTPADIYIENQVNEGVTGPDGKLAHQFNLPGHQNIGILEARLFTTVFDETGRPVNRYTPAEILTQEYFPGIKRLPGWVSTQKPINISLLSLNRAEKPAGGGVRIEIVHLKWETVLERNYGQTSYRSQKKESIVFSREVTIPLQGYTFQYSPPLSGEYQVRVSNTGSPNYVAEGFYAYGWGDAGSSSFYVNREGEIGIETDLEQYKPGDLAKVLFKTPFDGELLVTIEQDKVLEHHSLQASGGGATLNLKISEAFMPNVYVSATLIRKTDNSGLPLTVAHGYSSVKVDLPNRRLSVSIEAPAKLRSKVKQQVRIKTAPHAEVTIAVVDEGILQITDYKTPDPYHYFYQKRALEVIPYDLFDELFPELSGGRSAIGGDRGFDIGKRLNPLTSKRVKLLSLWSGIKKADARGEVVFNISIPQFSGAVRVMALAYTEKQFGSGEKQIRIADPLVISSSLPRFLSPADEAEIMVTFTNTTDKPMTVKPAIKISGPLKAGKLSEPEFRLPPNSEKQLFYPLTAGGATGKAEITVNAAAAGETFTELTEIGVRPAVSLEKTAEAGSIKGGQKVALKPATAFMEGTASAKLLLTRSPAGRYARNLSELVNYPYGCLEQTISAAFPQLYFDDLAGMLKQGHLAGKFNTAENINEAIMKIAALQQYNGGLVSWPSGGEAHWWNSAYAAHFLYEAENAGYTVNPVVAGNIYRYLTEKIKQKPVTEYFYKTEGNNQWQRRYQPNRETFYSLYILALAGKQHLPTMNYYKAMAGELSTDSRFMLACAYALAGDRRSFEDLLPRSWDNSTEPAVMNGGSYSSPLRDRAVALYTLVSADPDHPQVAMLARQVGEMMNASRWMSTQERAFSLLALGRLAGQAKSGSISAGIAVKGRQTVSFKGDDLSLDITGSEATITTSGTGTLYYYLETEGIPLPGKSREEDRVLSVRRRLLNRNGAQVDPHEIRQNDLIVVEITLSTNDNSTVENVVITDILPACFEVENTRLTADRGIDWAKEQSVPDYTDIRDDRINLFVNAGGKQQKFYYMVRATSKGTFKQGPVSADAMYNGQYYSYHGSGEVRVK